A DNA window from Synchiropus splendidus isolate RoL2022-P1 chromosome 2, RoL_Sspl_1.0, whole genome shotgun sequence contains the following coding sequences:
- the LOC128754641 gene encoding zinc finger BED domain-containing protein 4-like isoform X1: MEPSRERKFSPVWEHFNLISANKVKCRLCSKELRYNNNTSSMLRHYWALHETKETGSEQPSIDDRSGVDDALVDMVILDSQPFSFVEDKGFKKLVAALNPGNVLPTRQALKAMVEKRYEELKEKAKVLVSTASAVSLTSDMWTSINTNAYLAVTGHFIDTSTTLQTVVLGVVHFPQSHTAENLAQVKSRLMLEWGITDRVTCLVTDGAPNMGACSRHLQLRHTNCVAHTLNLFIKKAIEQNPVLSKIRIDARRLVGYFKSSTTAKERLSQMQVHMGQTTLKLVQEVDTRWNSTFHMLQRLHDMKELVGAALAGLRTEIAPLTMEQL, translated from the exons ATGGAGCCATcgagagagagaaagttttCCCCGGTTTGGGAACACTTCAATCTCATCTCTGCCAACAAG GTGAAGTGCAGGTTGTGTTCGAAAGAGCTCagatacaacaacaacacttcatCTATGTTGAGGCACTATTGGGCCCTGCATGAGACAAAGGAGACCGGTTCTGAGCAGCCCAGCATCG ATGATAGGAGTGGTGTGGACGATGCTTTGGTTGACATGGTCATCCTTGACTCTCAGCCCTTCTCCTTTGTGGAGGACAAGGGGTTCAAGAAGCTTGTTGCTGCTTTGAACCCTGGCAATGTCCTTCCTACCAGACAG GCTTTGAAAGCCATGGTGGAGAAGCGGTATGAGGAGCTCAAAGAGAAGGCCAAAGTGTTGGTGTCAACTGCTTCAGCAGTTAGTCTCACATCAGACATGTGGACGTCCATCAACACGAATGCCTATCTTGCTGTGACTGGGCATTTCATTGACACTAGCACAACGTTGCAAACGGTTGTGCTGGGAGTCGTTCATTTTCCGCAGTCCCATACAGCGGAAAATTTGGCCCAGGTGAAGTCCAGGCTCATGTTGGAGTGGGGCATCACCGACAGAGTCACTTGTTTAGTGACTGATGGCGCACCAAATATGGGGGCCTGCAGCCGGCACCTTCAATTGCGTCACACAAATTGTGTGGCGCATACATTGAACCTCTTTATTAAAAAGGCTATTGAGCAAAATCCTGTGCTGTCCAAAATCCGCATTGATGCAAGGAGGCTAGTGGGATATTTTAAGAGTAGCACAACTGCGAAG GAGCGGCTCAGCCAAATGCAAGTTCACATGGGCCAAACAACCCTGAAACTTGTGCAGGAGGTCGACACTCGGTGGAACAGCACCTTCCATATGCTCCAGCGGCTCCATGATATGAAGGAGCTCGTTGGAGCAGCATTGGCTGGCCTGAGGACCGAGATAGCGCCACTCACAATGGAGCAACTCTGA